In Halopseudomonas nanhaiensis, a single window of DNA contains:
- a CDS encoding thymidylate synthase — protein sequence MKQYLDLMRQVRENGTFKSDRTGTGTYSVFGHQMRFDLAEGFPLVTTKKCHLRSIIIELLWFLRGDTNIAYLKENGVSIWDEWADENGDLGPVYGYQWRSWPAPNGESIDQIGKLVQMIRSNPDSRRLIVSAWNPALVDQMALPPCHALFQFYVADGRLSCQLYQRSADIFLGVPFNIASYALLTLMVAQVCDLQPGEFIWTGGDCHLYANHLEQTDLQLSREPLPLPTMKLNPQVKDLFAFTYEDFELVGYQAHPHIKAPVAV from the coding sequence GTGAAACAGTATCTTGATCTGATGCGGCAGGTCCGCGAGAACGGCACCTTCAAGAGCGACCGGACCGGTACCGGGACCTACAGCGTGTTCGGGCATCAGATGCGCTTCGATCTGGCCGAAGGCTTCCCGCTGGTGACGACCAAGAAATGCCACCTGCGCTCGATCATCATCGAGCTGCTGTGGTTTCTGCGCGGGGACACCAATATTGCGTATCTGAAGGAAAACGGCGTGTCCATCTGGGACGAATGGGCCGACGAGAACGGTGATCTCGGGCCTGTCTACGGTTACCAGTGGCGGTCATGGCCGGCGCCGAATGGCGAGTCGATCGATCAGATCGGCAAGCTGGTGCAGATGATTCGCAGCAATCCCGATTCGCGTCGCCTGATCGTCTCGGCATGGAATCCCGCGCTGGTCGATCAGATGGCGCTGCCACCATGCCATGCCCTGTTTCAGTTCTACGTCGCGGATGGTCGGCTCAGTTGTCAGCTGTATCAGCGCTCGGCCGATATCTTTCTCGGCGTGCCCTTCAATATCGCCAGCTACGCCCTGCTGACCCTGATGGTCGCGCAGGTGTGCGATCTGCAGCCGGGCGAATTTATCTGGACCGGGGGGGATTGCCATCTGTATGCCAATCATCTGGAACAGACGGACCTTCAGCTGAGCCGCGAGCCGTTGCCGCTGCCGACGATGAAGCTCAATCCACAGGTAAAGGATCTTTTCGCCTTCACCTATGAAGACTTCGAACTGGTGGGCTATCAGGCGCACCCGCACATCAAGGCGCCGGTCGCGGTATGA
- the ptsP gene encoding phosphoenolpyruvate--protein phosphotransferase yields the protein MLATLRRIVQEVNSARDLTSALDIIVQRVRGAMGTEVCSVYLLDPDSTRYVLMATEGLNKAAVGVVSMGTNEGLIGYVGAREEPVNLEDAASHPRFRYFAETGEERFASFLGVPIIHHRRVMGVLVVQQKERRQFDEGEEAFLVTMSAQLAGVIAHAEATGSIRGLGWGGEVVQDTRFDAVPGAPGVAIGQAVVILPPADLKAVPDKTVTDIQAEIDLFRDAVAAVRSDMQALSVKLSPQLRPEELALFDVYQMMLDDAALGNEVREVINRGQWAQGALRDVVTAHVTRFELMDDPYLRERASDVKDLGRRILAYLQEAGRQERVFPDQTILVSEELSPVMLGEVPKEKLVGLVSVLGSGSSHVAILARAMGVPTVMGALDLPYTRMDGLELIVDGNHGEVYCNPSAELRRHYLELISEERELVQGLEQLRDVPCVTPDGHRMPLLVNTGLLADVARSLDRGAEGVGLYRTEVPFMIKDRFPSEKEQQATYREQLEAFHPLPVTMRTLDIGGDKALTYFPIKEDNPFLGWRGIRVTLDHPEIFLVQTRAMLKASQGLNNLRIMLPMISSPFEVEEAQHLIHRAYSEVLDEGVDVPMPPVGVMIEVPAAVYQARELIQLVDFLSVGTNDLTQYLLAVDRNNPRVADLYHSMHPAVLQALIRVSAACREAGKPMSVCGEMAGDPAAAVLLMAMGCDVLSMNATNLPRVKWLLRQITLSDAKALLDEVIELDNPHLVQATLHLALRNMGLGRVLSQGR from the coding sequence ATGCTCGCAACGCTGCGCCGCATCGTCCAGGAGGTCAATTCCGCACGGGATCTGACCAGCGCCCTGGATATCATCGTGCAGCGGGTGCGAGGCGCCATGGGCACAGAAGTGTGCTCGGTCTATCTGCTCGACCCCGACTCGACCCGCTACGTGCTGATGGCAACGGAAGGCTTGAACAAGGCCGCCGTGGGCGTCGTCAGCATGGGCACCAATGAAGGTCTGATCGGTTACGTCGGAGCGCGTGAGGAGCCGGTCAATCTGGAGGATGCCGCTTCGCATCCCCGCTTTCGTTATTTTGCCGAGACCGGTGAGGAGCGCTTCGCCTCCTTCCTCGGCGTGCCGATCATCCACCACCGCCGGGTGATGGGTGTGCTGGTCGTTCAGCAGAAGGAACGGCGCCAGTTTGACGAAGGTGAAGAAGCCTTCCTGGTGACCATGAGCGCCCAGCTGGCGGGCGTCATCGCCCACGCCGAGGCAACCGGATCGATCCGCGGGCTTGGCTGGGGCGGGGAGGTCGTTCAGGACACCCGTTTCGATGCCGTCCCGGGCGCTCCGGGGGTTGCCATCGGCCAGGCCGTGGTGATTCTGCCTCCGGCCGATCTCAAGGCGGTGCCGGACAAGACCGTCACTGACATCCAGGCAGAAATTGATCTGTTCCGCGATGCGGTTGCAGCGGTGCGCAGCGACATGCAGGCGCTCTCGGTCAAGCTGTCTCCGCAGCTGCGTCCTGAAGAGCTGGCGCTGTTCGATGTGTATCAGATGATGCTCGACGACGCTGCGCTGGGTAACGAGGTACGCGAGGTCATCAACCGCGGCCAGTGGGCGCAGGGCGCCCTGCGCGACGTGGTCACCGCACACGTGACCCGGTTCGAACTGATGGATGATCCGTACCTGCGCGAGCGCGCCTCGGACGTCAAGGACCTCGGCCGGCGCATTCTGGCCTACCTGCAGGAAGCCGGACGGCAGGAACGGGTGTTTCCGGACCAGACGATTCTGGTCAGCGAAGAGCTGTCCCCGGTCATGCTTGGCGAGGTGCCCAAGGAAAAGCTGGTCGGTCTGGTCTCGGTCCTTGGGTCCGGGAGCTCACACGTCGCCATCCTCGCCCGGGCCATGGGCGTGCCGACGGTCATGGGTGCGCTCGATCTGCCGTACACCCGGATGGACGGTCTCGAACTGATCGTCGACGGTAATCACGGTGAGGTTTACTGCAATCCCTCTGCAGAGCTGCGGCGCCACTACCTTGAGCTGATCAGCGAAGAACGCGAGCTGGTGCAGGGCCTTGAACAGCTGCGCGATGTGCCCTGCGTCACGCCGGACGGACACCGCATGCCGCTGCTGGTCAATACCGGCCTGCTGGCAGACGTGGCCAGGTCACTGGATCGTGGCGCTGAAGGGGTAGGCCTGTACCGCACCGAAGTACCGTTCATGATCAAGGACCGCTTCCCCAGCGAGAAGGAGCAGCAGGCGACTTATCGCGAGCAGCTGGAGGCCTTCCACCCGCTACCGGTCACTATGCGTACGCTCGACATCGGTGGTGACAAGGCGCTGACCTATTTCCCGATCAAGGAAGACAACCCGTTCCTCGGCTGGCGTGGCATTCGCGTCACGCTCGACCACCCGGAAATTTTCCTGGTGCAGACCCGTGCCATGCTCAAGGCCAGCCAGGGGCTGAACAACCTGCGAATCATGCTGCCCATGATCAGCAGCCCGTTCGAGGTCGAAGAGGCTCAGCATCTGATTCACCGCGCCTACAGCGAGGTGCTCGACGAAGGCGTCGACGTGCCGATGCCACCGGTGGGCGTGATGATTGAAGTGCCTGCTGCCGTGTACCAGGCGCGTGAGCTGATTCAACTGGTCGACTTCCTTTCGGTGGGTACCAACGACCTCACCCAATACCTGCTGGCAGTGGATCGCAACAATCCACGCGTTGCCGATCTCTATCACTCCATGCATCCGGCCGTGTTGCAGGCGCTGATCAGGGTGTCTGCCGCCTGCCGGGAAGCGGGCAAGCCGATGAGCGTGTGCGGAGAGATGGCAGGAGACCCGGCCGCTGCGGTGTTGCTGATGGCCATGGGTTGCGATGTGCTATCGATGAATGCGACCAACCTGCCGCGCGTGAAGTGGCTGCTCCGGCAGATCACCCTGAGCGATGCCAAGGCGTTACTCGACGAGGTCATCGAGCTGGACAATCCGCACCTGGTTCAAGCAACCCTGCATCTGGCCTTGCGCAACATGGGGCTGGGCAGGGTACTCAGTCAGGGTCGCTGA
- a CDS encoding DUF4397 domain-containing protein, translating into MNRLLIMLVALMSLALGGCLGGSSSNDSPVAPPAGDPGADLRVFHAAADAPDVDIYINGTRAIAALPFGEATSFTRVPAEPLTVAVRAAGADSASEPAFETTITPVADTAYTVVAYGLLEGSDANAFDLLTIMDDRDTPAEGFFRLFLLHAAVQAGPVDVYLDTEEALGEPVISDFAPGEDTDNYLELPVDSYRVRLTSAGDDTVVYDSGFVDFENGLSYFVGAIDRESGLSPVSLVALLNDPAFVTLEDQRALVRAMHLSPDAPTVDVLVDGEPVGVTASFRDISEYLTVLPGTYRIGVAAQNTTSPVAELEVEAEAGMAYSVLATGLLGGSGNTAFELRTLVDERSPVEGDNVLVRVIHAAPDAPDVDVLANGAILAGLAGVPYFTASDYFEVSAGSYDLEVRPAGGGDGTAVIDLPGTALAAGSIYTVIATGLLADGLQPVVVVDP; encoded by the coding sequence GTGAACCGTCTTCTCATCATGCTGGTCGCGCTGATGTCTCTGGCGCTGGGCGGCTGCCTCGGTGGCAGCAGCAGCAACGATTCACCTGTCGCGCCCCCTGCGGGCGATCCCGGAGCCGATCTCCGCGTGTTCCATGCTGCAGCGGACGCTCCCGATGTCGATATCTATATCAATGGCACTCGTGCTATTGCGGCGCTGCCGTTCGGTGAAGCGACGTCCTTTACGCGTGTACCGGCCGAGCCGCTGACGGTGGCCGTCCGCGCGGCCGGCGCGGATAGCGCTTCGGAGCCGGCTTTCGAGACCACCATCACGCCTGTGGCCGATACGGCCTACACCGTAGTGGCGTACGGGTTGCTCGAAGGCAGTGATGCAAACGCATTCGATCTGTTGACCATCATGGATGACCGCGACACACCTGCAGAGGGCTTCTTCCGCCTATTTCTCCTTCACGCGGCGGTACAGGCCGGTCCGGTTGATGTATACCTCGACACGGAGGAGGCACTGGGTGAGCCCGTCATCAGCGACTTCGCTCCGGGAGAGGACACCGACAACTATCTGGAACTGCCGGTCGACAGCTACCGCGTACGGCTGACCTCGGCGGGTGACGATACCGTGGTCTACGACTCCGGCTTCGTCGATTTCGAGAACGGCCTTTCCTACTTTGTCGGCGCCATTGACCGTGAGTCCGGACTGTCTCCAGTCTCGCTGGTCGCGCTGCTCAATGACCCGGCGTTCGTAACGCTGGAAGATCAGCGTGCCCTGGTCCGCGCGATGCATTTGTCACCTGACGCGCCGACGGTCGATGTGCTGGTCGACGGAGAGCCTGTGGGCGTCACTGCGAGCTTTCGCGATATCAGCGAGTATCTGACGGTGTTGCCGGGTACCTATCGGATTGGTGTCGCGGCGCAGAACACCACAAGCCCCGTCGCCGAGCTTGAGGTCGAAGCCGAGGCCGGGATGGCCTACAGCGTGCTGGCGACCGGTCTGCTCGGTGGCAGCGGTAATACCGCCTTCGAATTGCGCACCCTGGTCGACGAGCGCAGCCCTGTCGAGGGAGACAACGTGCTGGTTCGCGTGATTCATGCGGCGCCGGACGCTCCCGATGTGGACGTGCTCGCAAACGGCGCCATTCTTGCCGGGCTGGCGGGCGTACCGTACTTCACGGCGTCGGACTACTTCGAAGTATCAGCCGGCAGCTATGATCTGGAAGTACGACCCGCCGGCGGAGGTGACGGCACCGCAGTGATCGATCTACCCGGAACCGCGCTGGCTGCAGGCAGTATCTACACGGTCATCGCGACCGGCCTGCTCGCCGACGGGCTGCAACCGGTAGTGGTGGTCGACCCGTAA
- the lgt gene encoding prolipoprotein diacylglyceryl transferase: protein MLPYPQIDPVAVSLGPLQIHWYGLMYLIGIGGAWWLAGRRLEQFDPTWSREKLSDLVFWVALGVIAGGRLGYVLFYDLPAYINDPSLVLQIWRGGMSFHGGLIGVLLAVGWFAWRNNKRFFDLMDFIAPLVPIGLGAGRIGNFINAELWGKPTDVPWAMVFPTDPLQLARHPSQLYQFALEGVALFIILWLYSSKPRPTMAVSGLFGICYGTFRFLVEFVREPDAHIGYLAFGWLTMGQVLCIPMILIGAGMMAWAYRNESATRETVS, encoded by the coding sequence ATGTTGCCTTATCCTCAAATCGACCCGGTGGCCGTTTCGCTGGGCCCGCTGCAGATTCACTGGTACGGCCTGATGTACCTGATCGGGATTGGCGGAGCCTGGTGGCTGGCCGGTCGCCGTCTGGAGCAGTTCGATCCGACATGGTCCAGAGAAAAGCTGTCGGACCTGGTGTTCTGGGTCGCGCTGGGTGTCATTGCTGGCGGGCGGTTGGGCTACGTGCTGTTTTATGACCTGCCGGCTTACATCAATGATCCGAGCCTGGTTCTGCAGATATGGCGCGGGGGCATGTCCTTCCATGGCGGGTTGATCGGCGTACTGCTGGCGGTTGGCTGGTTTGCATGGCGCAACAACAAGCGCTTTTTCGATCTGATGGACTTCATTGCACCGTTGGTACCGATCGGCCTGGGCGCTGGCCGTATCGGCAACTTTATCAATGCCGAACTGTGGGGCAAGCCCACAGACGTGCCCTGGGCGATGGTATTCCCGACCGATCCGCTGCAACTGGCGCGACATCCGTCGCAGCTTTACCAGTTTGCGCTGGAGGGGGTTGCCCTGTTCATCATTCTCTGGCTGTATTCAAGCAAGCCACGCCCAACCATGGCCGTCAGCGGGCTGTTCGGCATCTGCTACGGTACCTTCCGCTTCCTGGTCGAATTCGTCCGCGAGCCGGATGCGCATATCGGCTACCTCGCCTTCGGTTGGCTGACCATGGGCCAGGTACTGTGTATTCCCATGATTCTGATCGGCGCCGGCATGATGGCCTGGGCCTATCGCAACGAGAGTGCAACGCGTGAAACAGTATCTTGA
- a CDS encoding NRDE family protein: MCLIAFAWQQAGHRLLLLGNRDEFHARPTRPAAFWDEDGHPDLLAGQDLQARGTWLGVTRSGRFAALTNVRASGMAVGTRSRGELVAGFLASSVSPQAYLEELAPRCTEYGAFNLLVGDRDLLCYLNSREAIPSALAPGYYGLSNASLDTAWPKLVALRSGLQEAEQGSAEQLIALLADPQQYPDEQLPRTGVSQEWERALSAAFIIGETYGTRASSLLRITEDERIEFVERSFGPNATPLGEVRYEFQTESRPQRP, encoded by the coding sequence ATGTGCTTGATTGCCTTCGCCTGGCAGCAAGCCGGGCACCGTCTGTTACTGCTCGGGAATCGCGACGAATTTCACGCCCGCCCGACGCGCCCTGCTGCGTTCTGGGACGAAGACGGTCACCCGGACCTCCTCGCAGGGCAAGATCTGCAAGCGCGCGGCACGTGGCTGGGCGTGACACGCAGCGGCCGGTTTGCCGCGCTCACCAACGTCCGCGCTTCCGGGATGGCGGTGGGTACACGCTCGCGCGGTGAACTGGTTGCAGGCTTCCTCGCATCATCGGTGTCCCCCCAGGCGTATCTCGAAGAGCTCGCACCTCGCTGCACGGAGTACGGCGCTTTCAATCTGCTGGTCGGCGACCGCGACCTGCTCTGTTACCTCAACAGCCGGGAAGCAATACCGAGCGCACTTGCCCCCGGGTACTACGGCTTGTCCAACGCTTCGCTCGACACAGCCTGGCCCAAGCTCGTCGCGCTGCGCTCCGGCCTGCAGGAAGCCGAGCAGGGCTCTGCCGAGCAGCTGATTGCCCTGCTGGCCGATCCGCAACAGTACCCCGACGAGCAGCTGCCGCGCACAGGTGTAAGCCAGGAATGGGAGCGGGCACTTTCGGCGGCATTCATCATCGGTGAGACATATGGCACAAGGGCCAGCTCGCTGCTGAGAATAACGGAGGATGAACGAATCGAATTCGTTGAAAGAAGTTTTGGTCCGAACGCCACTCCACTCGGCGAGGTGCGCTACGAATTCCAGACGGAAAGCCGGCCTCAGCGACCCTGA
- the rppH gene encoding RNA pyrophosphohydrolase: MIDPDGFRPNVGIILTNGLGQVLWARRIGQDAWQFPQGGIQRNESPEQALYRELHEEVGLMPEDVEILACTRGWLRYRLPQRLIRSHSQPVCVGQKQKWFLLRLTADEARVCMTKSAKPEFDGWRWVSYWYPLGQVVAFKRDVYRRAMKELAPRLPLGELSEC; this comes from the coding sequence GTGATCGATCCCGATGGTTTCCGTCCAAATGTAGGCATTATCCTGACCAATGGGTTGGGGCAGGTGCTGTGGGCTCGCCGCATCGGTCAGGACGCCTGGCAATTTCCGCAGGGCGGTATCCAGCGGAACGAGAGTCCTGAGCAGGCCCTGTATCGGGAACTTCACGAAGAAGTCGGCCTGATGCCGGAAGATGTCGAGATTCTCGCCTGCACCCGCGGTTGGCTGCGTTACCGTCTTCCGCAGCGCCTGATTCGGAGCCATTCCCAGCCGGTGTGTGTCGGGCAGAAGCAGAAATGGTTCCTGCTGCGCCTCACCGCTGACGAAGCACGCGTCTGCATGACCAAGAGCGCCAAGCCCGAGTTCGATGGCTGGCGCTGGGTCAGCTACTGGTATCCCCTCGGCCAAGTGGTCGCCTTCAAGCGTGACGTCTATCGGCGGGCGATGAAGGAACTGGCGCCGCGCCTGCCGCTCGGCGAACTCTCGGAGTGTTGA
- a CDS encoding sulfite exporter TauE/SafE family protein: MEFLIYLVLGGFAGTLAGLFGVGGGMIIVPVLVYSFAAQGFSSEVLTHMAVGTSLATIAFTSINAIRAHHLKGAVRWPLFVWMTLGIILGSVAGALTAALLEGPLLQRIIGVFAICVAIQMAFELKPKAGREVPGKPGLAAAGGVIGWASAIFGIGGGSLTVPFLVWRSVPMQQAVATSSACGLPIAVSGAISFIWTGWQAQPLPEWSLGYIYLPALVGIAATSMLFAGFGARLAHRLSQRLLKRLFALLLLGVGINFLV; this comes from the coding sequence GTGGAGTTCTTGATTTATCTGGTGCTGGGTGGTTTTGCCGGGACGCTCGCCGGGCTGTTCGGCGTGGGCGGAGGCATGATCATCGTGCCCGTTCTGGTGTACAGCTTTGCCGCCCAGGGCTTTTCGTCCGAGGTCCTCACCCACATGGCGGTGGGCACGTCGCTGGCGACCATCGCTTTCACCTCGATCAACGCCATTAGAGCGCACCACTTGAAAGGTGCCGTACGCTGGCCGCTGTTCGTCTGGATGACGCTGGGCATCATCCTTGGATCAGTAGCCGGTGCCCTGACTGCTGCCCTCCTCGAAGGCCCTCTGCTGCAGCGGATCATCGGCGTGTTTGCCATCTGCGTGGCTATCCAGATGGCATTCGAGCTCAAGCCGAAGGCCGGGCGCGAAGTGCCCGGTAAGCCGGGATTGGCTGCGGCTGGCGGTGTGATCGGCTGGGCGTCCGCCATTTTTGGTATCGGGGGCGGTTCCCTGACCGTGCCTTTCCTGGTCTGGCGGAGCGTGCCGATGCAGCAGGCGGTGGCCACCTCATCTGCCTGCGGGCTGCCGATTGCCGTCAGCGGTGCGATCAGCTTCATATGGACCGGCTGGCAGGCCCAGCCGTTGCCCGAGTGGAGCCTGGGATATATCTATCTGCCGGCATTGGTCGGGATCGCCGCGACCAGTATGCTGTTCGCAGGGTTCGGCGCGAGACTGGCTCATCGGCTTTCGCAGCGCCTGCTCAAACGCCTGTTTGCCCTGCTGTTGCTGGGCGTTGGAATCAACTTCCTCGTGTAG
- a CDS encoding HAD family hydrolase codes for MALAIFDLDNTLLGGDSDHAWGDFISSRNLVDAQAYRARNDAFAEAYAAGTLDIEEYLNFALELLGQHPDDQLDAWHAEFMAAKIDPIILPAALDLIEQHRQAGDTLMIITATNRFVTAPIARKLGIDILLATECERAEGRYTGRTTDVPCFREGKVTRLQRWLEENGESLAGSYFYSDSQNDLPLLRMVDHPVAVDPDDTLHAHALAHAWPVISLRG; via the coding sequence GTGGCACTGGCAATTTTCGATCTCGACAATACCCTTCTCGGCGGCGACAGCGATCACGCCTGGGGCGACTTCATCAGCTCGCGCAATCTGGTCGATGCACAGGCCTACCGCGCGCGTAACGATGCGTTTGCCGAAGCGTATGCAGCGGGTACGCTGGACATCGAAGAGTATCTGAACTTCGCCTTGGAGCTGCTCGGCCAGCATCCCGATGACCAGCTCGACGCCTGGCATGCGGAATTCATGGCTGCCAAGATCGATCCGATCATACTGCCGGCTGCGCTCGATCTGATCGAGCAGCACCGCCAGGCCGGCGACACCTTGATGATCATCACCGCGACCAACCGCTTCGTCACCGCTCCCATAGCGCGCAAGCTGGGGATAGACATTCTGCTGGCAACCGAATGCGAGCGTGCCGAGGGTCGTTACACCGGCCGCACCACGGACGTGCCCTGCTTCCGTGAGGGAAAGGTGACGCGCCTGCAGCGCTGGCTGGAAGAAAACGGGGAGAGTCTGGCGGGCAGTTACTTCTACAGCGACTCGCAGAACGATCTGCCGCTACTGCGCATGGTCGACCACCCGGTCGCGGTGGACCCTGACGATACGTTGCATGCGCACGCGCTGGCGCACGCCTGGCCGGTAATCAGTTTGCGCGGATAA
- a CDS encoding class I SAM-dependent rRNA methyltransferase, protein MNLPSLRLKSNSDRRLKGGHLWVFSNEVDIDQTPLTALQAGQEVVIESAQGKALGLATVSPNNLICARLHSRDVDHRLDKSLLVHRFKVALSLREKLFDKPFYRLVYGDSDLLPGLVIDRFGDHFVVQISTPGMEQARDAVVEALVQVFKPAGVLFKNDNAARSLEGLSAYVEVAHGDVPERVALEENGVRFEAPVWHGQKTGWFYDHRTNRARLAPYVNGKRVLDLYSYIGGWGVQAAVFGASEVMCVDSSAPALDLVEHNAQLNGVAEKMAVVEGDVMDALRELKSAGEKFDVVIADPPAFIKKRKDIRNGEGAYRRLNEQAMRLLNRDGILVSASCSMHLAEDSLRDILLASSRHLDRHLVIAERGFQGADHPLHPAIPETGYIKAYFCRVLPV, encoded by the coding sequence ATGAACCTTCCCAGCCTGCGCTTGAAATCCAACAGCGACCGTCGCCTGAAGGGAGGACACCTCTGGGTGTTCAGCAACGAGGTGGATATTGACCAGACGCCTCTCACTGCGCTGCAAGCCGGGCAGGAAGTGGTAATCGAAAGCGCGCAGGGCAAGGCGCTGGGGCTGGCCACGGTCAGCCCGAACAATCTCATCTGCGCACGGCTGCACAGCCGGGACGTCGACCATCGCCTGGACAAGTCATTGCTGGTGCATCGGTTCAAGGTGGCACTGAGCTTGCGCGAAAAACTTTTCGACAAGCCGTTCTACCGACTGGTCTACGGCGATTCCGATCTGCTGCCCGGGCTGGTGATCGATCGCTTCGGTGATCATTTCGTCGTGCAGATCTCCACGCCCGGCATGGAGCAGGCGCGGGACGCGGTGGTCGAGGCGCTGGTACAGGTTTTCAAGCCTGCAGGCGTACTGTTCAAGAACGACAACGCCGCGCGGAGCCTTGAAGGGCTCTCGGCCTATGTCGAGGTCGCCCATGGAGATGTGCCCGAGCGGGTGGCGCTGGAAGAAAACGGCGTGCGCTTCGAAGCGCCCGTCTGGCATGGACAGAAAACCGGCTGGTTCTACGACCACCGCACGAACCGCGCGCGCCTGGCGCCGTACGTCAACGGCAAGCGAGTCCTCGATCTGTACAGTTACATCGGCGGCTGGGGTGTTCAGGCCGCCGTCTTCGGCGCCAGTGAAGTAATGTGTGTCGATAGCTCCGCGCCCGCGCTGGATCTGGTCGAGCACAACGCGCAGCTGAACGGCGTGGCCGAAAAGATGGCTGTGGTGGAAGGCGACGTGATGGACGCTTTGCGCGAACTCAAATCCGCTGGGGAAAAGTTCGACGTAGTCATCGCCGATCCGCCGGCTTTCATCAAGAAGCGCAAGGACATCCGCAACGGTGAAGGGGCTTACCGCCGGCTGAACGAGCAGGCAATGCGTCTGCTCAATCGCGATGGCATTCTCGTCTCGGCCTCCTGCTCCATGCACCTGGCGGAAGACAGCCTGCGCGACATCCTGCTGGCCTCCAGCCGACATCTGGACCGCCATCTGGTCATTGCCGAGCGCGGCTTTCAGGGCGCCGACCATCCGCTGCATCCGGCTATTCCGGAGACCGGGTATATCAAGGCGTATTTTTGCCGGGTGCTGCCTGTTTGA
- a CDS encoding dihydrofolate reductase: MIAAPRVAMIAAMAHNRVIGRENQLPWHLPEDLKYFRGVTWGKPIIMGRKTFDSLGRPLPGRTNIVVTGQTHLQLPGARIAGSPDEALDIAFAQAALDAVDEVMVIGGATLYEQLMARADRLYLTRVEISPPGDAWFPEFDEGQWRLVQERVVAEGDGHPAHRYQVLDRLPD, from the coding sequence ATGATTGCAGCACCCCGGGTGGCGATGATCGCGGCGATGGCGCACAACAGGGTGATCGGTCGCGAGAACCAGTTGCCGTGGCATCTGCCGGAGGATCTGAAGTACTTTCGCGGCGTGACCTGGGGCAAGCCGATCATCATGGGGCGCAAGACCTTCGATTCGCTGGGTCGGCCGCTGCCTGGCCGCACCAACATCGTGGTCACCGGGCAGACCCATCTGCAGCTGCCGGGTGCACGGATAGCCGGATCGCCGGACGAGGCGCTGGACATTGCCTTTGCTCAGGCTGCGCTGGATGCCGTGGACGAAGTCATGGTGATCGGTGGCGCGACCCTGTATGAGCAGCTCATGGCACGAGCTGACCGGCTGTACCTGACGCGAGTGGAGATCAGCCCGCCGGGCGATGCATGGTTTCCGGAGTTCGATGAAGGGCAGTGGCGGCTGGTTCAGGAACGCGTAGTGGCGGAAGGCGACGGCCACCCGGCACACCGCTATCAGGTGCTGGACAGGCTACCGGACTGA
- a CDS encoding HDOD domain-containing protein, whose amino-acid sequence MGNDLTDEQIRHALQGISVPPQPQIMVDLQMEQVMPDPDLKVIARLISQDPGLSGSLLKIVNSPFFGLANRITSIQQAVNLLGVRRVINIVNAQSIRGELTDENIVNLNRFWDSAQDVAMTCMTLAKRIGCLEPDEAYALGLFHNCGIPLMLARFPYYIEVMEESYSQAGQRIVDIENQRLNTNHAVIGYFTAKSWLLPRHLCEAIASHHNAQQVFAEPSTRDVELKNLLAVLKMAEHICQAYRVLGNSQNDHEWDAVGAQILEYVGLSEYDFENLEASCQDMMATGDGRYYHD is encoded by the coding sequence ATGGGAAACGATCTTACGGATGAGCAGATCAGGCACGCACTGCAGGGCATCAGTGTGCCGCCGCAACCACAGATCATGGTCGATCTGCAGATGGAGCAGGTCATGCCGGACCCGGATCTCAAGGTCATCGCGCGCCTGATCAGTCAGGACCCGGGCCTCTCCGGCAGCCTGCTTAAGATCGTCAACTCGCCCTTCTTCGGCCTGGCCAACCGCATCACCTCGATCCAGCAGGCGGTCAACCTGCTTGGCGTCAGGCGGGTCATCAACATCGTCAACGCACAATCCATTCGCGGCGAGCTGACTGACGAAAACATCGTCAACCTGAACCGCTTCTGGGACAGCGCCCAGGACGTAGCCATGACCTGCATGACACTGGCCAAGCGCATCGGCTGTCTGGAACCGGACGAAGCGTACGCGCTGGGGCTGTTCCACAATTGCGGTATCCCGCTGATGCTGGCGCGCTTTCCCTACTATATCGAAGTGATGGAGGAGTCCTATTCGCAGGCTGGCCAGCGAATCGTGGACATCGAGAACCAGCGCCTGAACACCAACCACGCGGTGATCGGCTATTTCACCGCCAAGTCGTGGCTGCTGCCGCGGCATCTGTGCGAGGCGATCGCCAGCCACCACAACGCCCAGCAGGTCTTCGCCGAGCCCAGCACCCGTGATGTCGAGCTGAAGAATCTGCTGGCGGTTCTGAAGATGGCCGAACACATCTGCCAGGCCTATCGCGTGCTGGGTAACAGCCAGAACGACCACGAGTGGGACGCAGTCGGAGCGCAGATACTCGAATATGTAGGTCTATCCGAATACGATTTCGAGAATCTCGAGGCGTCCTGCCAGGACATGATGGCGACCGGGGACGGCCGCTACTACCATGACTGA